From a region of the Drosophila ananassae strain 14024-0371.13 chromosome XL, ASM1763931v2, whole genome shotgun sequence genome:
- the LOC6508749 gene encoding protein yellow, with the protein MSQDNVGILQLLLLGLLVAPGWAAYKLQERYSWNQLDFAFPNARLKEQAMASGDYIPQNALPVGVEHYGNRLFVTVPRWRDGIPATLTYINMDHSLTGSPELIPYPDWRANTAGDCANSITTAYRIKVDECGRLWVLDTGTVGIGNTTTNPCPYAINIFDLATDTRIRRYELPGVDTNPNTFIANIAVDVGKNCDDAYAYFADELGYGLISYSWELNKSWRFSAHSYFFPDPLRGDFNVAGINFQWGEEGIFGMSLSPIRSDGYRTLYFSPLASHRQFAVSTRILRDETRTEDSYHDFIALDERGPNAHTTARVMSDDGIELFNLIDQNAVGCWHSSMPYSPQFHGIVDRDDVGLVFPADVKIDEMKNVWVLSDRMPVFLLSDLDYADTNFRIYTAPLASLIENTVCDLRNNAYGPPNSVSIPKQAVLPVGPPLYTKQYRPVLPQKPQTSWTSSPPAPPLPPSRTYLPASSGPVVSSVSVSTNTVGPAGVEVPKAYIFNQHNGLNYETSGPHLFPTHQPSPPGGQDGLKTYVSARQSGWWHHQHQG; encoded by the exons ATGAGCCAGGACAACGTTGGCAtcctgcagctgctgctgctgggcctCCTGGTGGCGCCCGGTTGGGCGGCCTACAAGCTCCAGGAGCGCTACAGCTGGAACCAGCTCGACTTCGCCTTCCCGAATGCCCGTCTCAAGGAGCAGGCGATGGCCAGCGGAGACTACATCCCCCAGAACGCCCTGCCCGTCGGCGTCGAGCACTATGGAAATCGGCTTTTCGTCACAGTTCCCCGATGGCGTGATG GCATTCCGGCCACTCTGACCTACATCAACATGGACCACAGCCTGACGGGGAGCCCGGAGCTGATCCCGTATCCGGACTGGCGGGCCAATACCGCCGGAGACTGTGCCAACAGCATCACCACCGCCTACCGCATCAAGGTGGACGAGTGCGGGCGCCTGTGGGTCCTGGACACCGGCACCGTGGGCATCGGCAACACCACCACGAATCCCTGCCCCTACGCGATCAACATCTTCGACCTGGCCACCGACACCCGGATCCGGCGCTACGAGCTGCCCGGAGTGGACACCAATCCGAACACCTTCATAGCCAACATCGCCGTGGACGTTGGCAAGAACTGCGATGATGCCTATGCCTACTTTGCGGACGAACTGGGCTATGGTCTGATCTCGTACTCCTGGGAGCTGAACAAGTCCTGGCGCTTCTCGGCCCACTCCTACTTCTTCCCGGATCCGTTGAGGGGCGACTTCAACGTGGCCGGCATCAACTTCCAGTGGGGCGAGGAGGGCATCTTCGGCATGTCCCTGTCCCCGATCCGCTCCGACGGCTATCGCACCTTGTACTTCAGCCCCCTGGCCAGTCACCGGCAGTTCGCCGTCTCCACGAGGATCCTGCGGGACGAGACCAGGACGGAGGACAGCTACCACGACTTCATCGCCCTGGACGAACGTGGCCCCAACGCCCACACCACGGCCCGTGTCATGAGCGACGACGGCATCGAGCTCTTCAACCTGATTGACCAGAATGCCGTGGGCTGCTGGCACTCCTCCATGCCCTACTCCCCCCAGTTCCACGGCATCGTGGATCGGGATGACGTGGGTCTAGTGTTCCCAGCCGACGTCAAAATCGACGAAATGAAGAACGTGTGGGTACTTTCCGACAGGATGCCCGTCTTCTTGCTCTCCGACCTGGACTACGCCGATACCAATTTCCGTATCTACACCGCCCCCCTGGCCTCGCTGATCGAGAACACGGTCTGCGATCTGAGGAACAATGCCTACGGACCTCCCAACTCCGTTTCCATACCCAAGCAGGCCGTGCTGCCGGTGGGGCCGCCACTGTACACCAAACAGTACCGTCCGGTGCTGCCGCAGAAACCGCAGACCAGCTGGACCTCCTCGCCCCCAGCACCACCGCTGCCACCCAGCCGCACCTACTTGCCGGCCAGCTCCGGCCCTGTGGTGTCCAGTGTAAGTGTTTCCACCAATACGGTGGGTCCTGCCGGCGTGGAGGTGCCCAAGGCGTATATATTCAACCAGCACAACGGCCTCAACTATGAGACCAGTGGCCCCCACCTCTTCCCCACCCACCAGCCCTCGCCCCCCGGCGGACAGGACGGCCTCAAGACGTACGTGAGTGCCCGCCAATCCGGCTGGTggcaccaccagcaccaggGCTAA
- the LOC6504131 gene encoding achaete-scute complex protein T5, protein MALGSENQTSLFYNDNSLSPASGGASVVRRNARERNRVKQVNNGFSQLRQHIPVAVIADLSNGRRGIGPGANKKLSKVSTLKMAVEYIRRLQKMIDENDQQQQHQQQQQHQQLQQQHMHFQQQQQQQQQQHQQQHFYNWQQQLQLSSPTGSVSSCNSSNSSYYTPSATSATSATSPVAVATKLENSYEDYRNNSCSSGAEDDDILDYISLWQDDL, encoded by the coding sequence ATGGCTCTGGGAAGCGAGAATCAAACGTCTCTGTTCTACAACGATAACTCCTTGTCGCCGGCGAGTGGTGGCGCCTCCGTTGTCCGGCGGAATGCCCGGGAACGCAACCGCGTCAAGCAGGTCAACAACGGCTTCAGCCAGCTCCGGCAGCACATACCCGTGGCCGTAATTGCCGACCTGAGCAACGGTCGTCGGGGCATCGGTCCCGGTGCCAATAAAAAACTCAGCAAAGTCAGCACTCTGAAAATGGCAGTCGAATATATCCGGCGACTCCAGAAAATGATCGACGAGAacgaccagcagcagcaacatcaacagcaacagcaacatcagcaattgcaacagcaacacatgcacttccagcagcagcagcagcaacagcaacagcaacaccagcagcaacacTTCTACAACTGGCAGCAACAACTGCAGCTCAGTTCACCCACTGGCAGTGTCAGTtcttgcaacagcagcaacagctcgTACTACACTCCTTCTGCAACATCCGCCACATCTGCAACATCGCCCGTTGCAGTTGCCACCAAATTGGAAAACAGCTACGAAGATTACCGCAACAATTCCTGCAGTTCCGGCGCCGAGGACGACGACATCCTCGACTACATCTCCCTCTGGCAGGACGATCTGTGA